A single window of Neisseria sp. KEM232 DNA harbors:
- the cysW gene encoding sulfate ABC transporter permease subunit CysW, producing MKTNPNITEPRLLRLLLTAAALLFLLLMLVVPLAAVFAEALKGGWRLYLAALTDAEARSAIRLTLLTAAVVVPVNAVLGIAAAWLLTRFDFRGKQFLTTLLDLPFSVSPVVAGLMFVLLFGAHTAFGGWLEARGIQIIFAVPGIVLATLFVTFPFVARELIPLMQAQGDSEEQAALILGANARQMFWRVTLPNIKWALLYGLILTNARAMGEFGAVSVVSGHIRGETNTIPLLVEILYNEYNFTAAFSLSSVLALLAVATLAVQNLIGRIQARKLAAAQRSEA from the coding sequence ATGAAAACCAATCCGAACATCACCGAACCGCGCCTGCTGCGCCTGCTGCTGACCGCCGCCGCGCTGCTGTTTCTGCTGCTGATGCTGGTCGTGCCGCTGGCGGCGGTGTTTGCCGAAGCGCTCAAAGGCGGCTGGCGGCTCTATCTGGCCGCGCTCACCGACGCCGAAGCGCGTTCCGCCATCCGTCTGACCCTGCTGACGGCGGCCGTAGTCGTGCCCGTCAACGCCGTGCTCGGCATCGCCGCCGCCTGGCTGCTCACCCGCTTCGATTTTCGCGGCAAACAGTTTCTCACCACCCTGCTCGACCTGCCGTTTTCCGTATCGCCCGTTGTCGCCGGGCTGATGTTCGTCCTCCTTTTCGGCGCGCACACCGCCTTCGGCGGCTGGCTCGAAGCGCGCGGCATCCAAATCATCTTCGCTGTGCCCGGCATCGTGCTGGCCACCCTGTTCGTCACCTTCCCCTTCGTCGCCCGCGAACTGATCCCGCTGATGCAGGCGCAGGGCGACAGCGAAGAGCAGGCCGCCCTGATTCTGGGCGCGAACGCCCGGCAGATGTTTTGGCGCGTCACCCTGCCCAACATCAAATGGGCGCTGCTTTACGGCCTCATCCTCACCAACGCCCGCGCCATGGGCGAGTTCGGCGCGGTGAGCGTCGTCTCCGGCCACATACGCGGCGAAACCAACACCATCCCGCTTTTGGTCGAAATCCTTTACAACGAATACAACTTCACCGCCGCCTTCTCCCTCTCGAGCGTACTCGCCCTGCTGGCCGTCGCCACCCTGGCCGTGCAAAACCTCATCGGCAGGATACAGGCGCGCAAACTGGCGGCCGCGCAAAGGAGCGAAGCATGA
- a CDS encoding sulfate/molybdate ABC transporter ATP-binding protein, with translation MSITIENLDKHFGAFHALKNISLTAPTGKLTSLLGPSGCGKTTLLRIIAGLENADGGKILFDGQDVTAKHVRERKVGFVFQHYALFRHMNVFDNVAFGLTVKPRAERPSKEQIRAKVEALLSLVRLGHLAKAYPHQLSGGQRQRIALARALAVEPKLLLLDEPFGALDAKVRKELRTWLRDIHHELGITSILVTHDQEEALEVSDQIVVMNHGRIEQTGSADDIYLRPANAFVTGFLGHTEAFEGRIEKGAWHYGNYARPLDTQRRWQEQTATAYIRPHEWQINETRPMLAAALVHIRHSGALAHLTLRLEDGRQIQADLPAAEAARLNLQPGQTLPLAPRQIYVFGQSELIDYAI, from the coding sequence ATGAGCATCACCATCGAAAACCTCGACAAACACTTCGGCGCCTTCCACGCCCTGAAAAACATCTCCCTCACCGCGCCGACGGGCAAACTCACCTCCCTGCTCGGCCCCTCCGGCTGCGGTAAAACCACCCTTCTGCGCATCATCGCCGGACTCGAAAACGCCGACGGCGGCAAAATCCTCTTCGACGGCCAAGACGTCACCGCCAAACACGTGCGCGAACGCAAAGTCGGCTTCGTCTTCCAGCACTACGCCCTGTTCCGCCACATGAACGTCTTCGACAACGTCGCCTTCGGCCTCACCGTCAAACCCCGCGCCGAACGGCCGTCAAAAGAGCAAATCCGCGCCAAAGTCGAAGCACTCCTGAGCCTCGTCCGCCTCGGCCATCTCGCCAAAGCCTATCCCCACCAACTCTCCGGCGGCCAACGCCAGCGCATCGCCCTTGCCCGCGCCCTCGCCGTCGAACCCAAACTCCTCCTGCTCGACGAACCCTTCGGCGCGCTCGATGCCAAAGTGCGCAAAGAACTGCGCACCTGGCTGCGCGACATCCACCACGAACTGGGCATCACCAGCATCCTCGTCACCCACGACCAGGAAGAAGCCCTCGAAGTGTCCGACCAAATCGTCGTCATGAACCACGGCCGCATCGAGCAGACCGGCAGCGCCGACGACATCTACCTGCGCCCCGCCAACGCCTTCGTCACCGGCTTTCTCGGCCACACCGAAGCCTTCGAAGGCCGCATCGAAAAAGGCGCGTGGCACTACGGAAACTATGCCCGGCCGCTCGACACACAACGCCGCTGGCAGGAGCAGACCGCCACCGCCTACATCCGCCCGCACGAATGGCAGATAAACGAAACCCGTCCCATGCTCGCTGCCGCCCTCGTCCACATCCGCCACAGCGGCGCCCTCGCCCACCTTACCCTGCGCCTCGAAGACGGCCGCCAAATCCAGGCCGACCTCCCCGCCGCCGAAGCCGCCCGCCTGAACCTGCAACCCGGCCAAACCCTCCCCCTCGCCCCGCGCCAAATCTACGTCTTCGGCCAAAGCGAGTTGATCGACTACGCCATCTGA
- a CDS encoding M23 family metallopeptidase, whose product MDRDFLRRIRQHKHTRYAVAGLLISAAVSAVLYGLASDGGKAPQARRIVQELPPPQGSTQESKSSYWLEEAVKEGDTLQTMLRRYGLSDADIAGVLGKDAAERQLRRLHPGQTVSVLMDGENRPAAIQFFNDDDNGEKNLIALGRIKGKWQASTSEIEMKTLPTLVSVTVRTSAKGSLAQAGVGVELRELLRDIFSEQFDVDGLLEGDQIRLLYDTMYFRGQEMATGDILGVEIVKGGKTYRAYYYDKGDHGGGYYNYDGEPLKTEHADGFLYLPLQNYTRISSPYGIRVHPILRTVKMHTGIDYAAPTGTPVYAPADGTLVFKGWKGGYGHTVMLQHGNGVETLYGHLSAFSPSAGRVRAGEVIGFVGTSGRSTGPHLHYEARINGQHVNPATVALPTPKMEKISMGAFLRQRQKTEDIMAAVENLPVTAAQIY is encoded by the coding sequence ATGGACAGAGATTTTCTCCGCCGCATCAGGCAACACAAACACACCCGCTACGCCGTGGCGGGTCTTCTGATTTCGGCCGCCGTTTCGGCGGTTTTGTACGGTTTGGCTTCAGACGGCGGCAAAGCGCCCCAGGCACGGCGCATCGTGCAGGAGCTGCCGCCGCCGCAGGGCAGCACACAGGAGAGCAAAAGCAGCTACTGGCTGGAAGAGGCGGTGAAAGAGGGAGACACCCTGCAAACCATGCTGCGCCGCTACGGCCTTTCCGATGCCGACATCGCGGGCGTGCTGGGCAAAGACGCCGCCGAGCGGCAGCTGCGCCGCCTGCATCCGGGGCAGACCGTCAGCGTGCTGATGGACGGTGAAAACCGCCCCGCCGCCATCCAGTTTTTCAACGACGACGACAACGGCGAGAAAAACCTGATCGCGCTGGGCAGAATCAAAGGCAAGTGGCAGGCCTCCACCAGCGAAATCGAGATGAAAACCCTGCCGACGCTGGTGTCCGTTACCGTGCGTACTTCGGCCAAAGGCTCGCTGGCGCAGGCGGGCGTCGGCGTCGAGTTGCGCGAGCTTCTGCGCGACATTTTCAGCGAGCAGTTCGACGTCGACGGCCTGCTCGAAGGCGACCAAATCCGCCTGCTCTACGACACCATGTATTTCCGCGGCCAGGAAATGGCCACCGGCGACATCCTCGGCGTGGAAATCGTCAAAGGCGGCAAAACCTACCGCGCCTACTACTACGACAAAGGCGATCACGGCGGCGGCTATTACAACTACGACGGCGAGCCGCTCAAAACCGAACACGCCGACGGCTTCCTCTACCTGCCGCTGCAAAACTACACCCGCATCTCCTCGCCCTACGGCATCCGCGTCCATCCCATCCTGCGCACCGTGAAAATGCACACCGGCATCGACTACGCCGCCCCCACCGGCACGCCCGTTTACGCGCCCGCCGACGGCACGTTGGTGTTCAAAGGCTGGAAGGGCGGCTACGGCCACACCGTCATGCTGCAACACGGCAACGGCGTAGAAACGCTCTACGGCCACCTCAGCGCCTTTTCGCCATCCGCCGGCCGCGTGCGCGCGGGCGAGGTGATCGGTTTTGTCGGCACATCCGGCCGCTCCACCGGCCCGCACCTGCACTACGAAGCCCGCATCAACGGCCAGCACGTCAACCCCGCCACTGTCGCCCTGCCGACGCCGAAAATGGAAAAAATCAGCATGGGCGCCTTCCTGCGCCAGCGCCAGAAAACCGAAGACATTATGGCCGCCGTGGAAAACCTGCCCGTCACGGCGGCGCAGATTTACTAG
- the murA gene encoding UDP-N-acetylglucosamine 1-carboxyvinyltransferase, translating into MDKLKISANGPLNGEITVSGAKNAALPLMCAGLLTSGTLRLKNVPMLADVKTTQKLLQGMGARVLTDNIREFEINGGTVNNTCAPYELVKTMRASILVLGPTLARFGEAQVSLPGGCAIGSRPVDQHLKGLETMGAQITIEHGYVKAKGRLKGARVVMDVVTVGGTENLLMAATLAEGTTVLENCAIEPEVVDLAECLVKMGAKISGIGTSTMTVEGVKELHGCEHSVVPDRIEAGTFLCAVAMTGGKVVLRNAAPKTMEAVLDKLVEAGAVIEAGDDWIAIDMQQRPKAVDIRTVVHPGFPTDMQAQFMAMNAVAEGSGKVVETIFENRFMHVPELNRMGADISTEGNTAFVNGVEKLSGATVMATDLRASASLVIAGLVAGGETIVERIYHLDRGYEHIEKKLGQVGAKIERVSG; encoded by the coding sequence ATGGACAAACTCAAAATCTCTGCCAACGGCCCCTTAAACGGCGAAATCACCGTATCGGGCGCGAAAAACGCCGCGCTGCCGCTGATGTGCGCCGGCCTTTTAACTTCGGGCACGCTGCGCCTGAAAAACGTGCCGATGCTGGCCGACGTGAAAACCACGCAAAAGCTCCTGCAAGGCATGGGCGCGCGCGTGCTGACCGACAACATCCGCGAATTTGAAATCAACGGCGGCACGGTCAACAACACCTGTGCGCCGTATGAATTGGTCAAAACCATGCGCGCGTCGATTCTGGTGCTCGGCCCCACGCTGGCGCGTTTCGGCGAAGCGCAGGTGAGCCTGCCCGGCGGCTGCGCCATCGGCTCGCGCCCGGTCGACCAGCATCTCAAAGGCTTGGAAACCATGGGCGCACAAATCACCATCGAACACGGCTACGTCAAAGCCAAAGGCCGTCTGAAAGGCGCGCGCGTGGTGATGGACGTGGTAACCGTAGGCGGCACGGAAAACCTCTTGATGGCGGCCACGCTGGCCGAGGGCACAACCGTATTGGAAAACTGCGCCATCGAGCCGGAAGTGGTCGATTTGGCCGAATGCCTCGTCAAAATGGGCGCGAAAATCAGCGGCATCGGTACATCTACCATGACGGTTGAAGGCGTGAAAGAGCTGCACGGCTGCGAACACAGCGTCGTACCCGACCGCATCGAAGCGGGTACTTTCCTTTGCGCCGTGGCGATGACCGGCGGCAAAGTCGTGTTGCGCAATGCCGCGCCCAAAACGATGGAAGCCGTACTCGACAAATTGGTCGAAGCAGGCGCAGTTATCGAAGCGGGCGATGACTGGATTGCCATCGATATGCAGCAACGCCCCAAAGCCGTGGACATCCGCACCGTCGTCCACCCCGGTTTCCCCACCGATATGCAGGCGCAGTTTATGGCGATGAACGCCGTGGCCGAAGGTTCGGGCAAAGTGGTCGAAACCATTTTTGAAAACCGCTTCATGCACGTACCCGAACTCAACCGCATGGGTGCGGACATCTCCACCGAAGGCAACACCGCCTTTGTCAACGGCGTGGAAAAACTCTCCGGCGCAACCGTGATGGCCACCGACCTGCGCGCCTCCGCCAGCCTCGTGATTGCAGGCTTGGTCGCCGGCGGCGAAACCATCGTCGAGCGCATCTACCATCTGGATCGCGGCTACGAGCACATCGAGAAAAAACTCGGCCAAGTCGGCGCGAAAATCGAGCGGGTTTCGGGTTAA
- a CDS encoding BolA family protein, whose product MLMPEQVKELIAAVVPCEHIEVEGDGHHFFAVIVSSAFEGKARLARHRLIKDGLADKLASNELHALSVSVAATPAEWAEKGR is encoded by the coding sequence ATGCTGATGCCCGAACAGGTCAAAGAACTCATCGCCGCCGTCGTTCCCTGCGAACACATCGAAGTGGAAGGCGACGGCCACCACTTTTTCGCCGTTATCGTTTCCTCCGCCTTTGAAGGCAAAGCCCGCCTCGCCCGCCACCGCCTGATTAAAGACGGCCTGGCCGACAAGCTGGCGTCGAACGAGCTGCACGCGCTATCCGTTTCCGTGGCCGCCACGCCTGCGGAATGGGCGGAAAAAGGCCGCTGA
- the folE2 gene encoding GTP cyclohydrolase FolE2: MNAIADVQSSKDLRNLPINRVGIKDLRFPIQIAAAEGTQSTVARLTMTVRLPADQKGTHMSRFVALMEGQQRALDYGEMQNLTQQMLELLGADAGAISASFPFFRRKSAPVSGIQSLLDYDVTLGGEVENGVYRHTLKVLVPVTSLCPCSKEISQYGAHNQRSHVTVSLVCREHVAIEDIIDIVEEQASCQLYGLLKRPDEKYVTERAYENPKFVEDMVRDVAVALRGDERIASFVVESENFESIHNHSAYAYIAYP, from the coding sequence ATGAACGCCATTGCCGACGTGCAAAGCAGCAAAGACCTGCGCAACCTGCCGATCAACCGCGTCGGCATCAAAGACCTCCGCTTCCCCATACAAATCGCCGCCGCCGAAGGCACGCAGTCCACCGTCGCCCGCCTCACCATGACCGTGCGCCTGCCCGCCGACCAAAAAGGCACGCATATGTCGCGCTTCGTCGCCCTGATGGAAGGGCAGCAGCGCGCGCTCGATTACGGCGAAATGCAGAACCTCACGCAGCAGATGCTCGAACTCTTGGGCGCAGACGCGGGCGCCATCAGCGCCTCGTTTCCCTTTTTCCGCCGCAAATCCGCGCCCGTGTCGGGCATCCAGTCGCTGCTCGATTATGATGTCACCCTCGGCGGCGAAGTGGAAAACGGCGTCTACCGCCACACGCTGAAAGTGCTCGTGCCCGTCACCAGCCTGTGCCCCTGCTCCAAGGAAATCTCGCAATACGGCGCGCACAACCAGCGCTCGCACGTTACCGTCTCCCTCGTCTGCCGCGAACACGTCGCCATAGAAGACATCATCGACATTGTCGAAGAACAGGCCTCCTGCCAGCTCTACGGCCTGCTCAAACGCCCCGACGAAAAATACGTCACCGAACGCGCCTACGAAAACCCGAAATTCGTCGAAGACATGGTGCGCGACGTGGCCGTCGCCCTGCGCGGCGATGAGCGCATCGCCTCGTTTGTCGTCGAAAGCGAAAACTTCGAGAGCATCCACAACCATTCGGCCTACGCCTATATCGCCTATCCGTAA
- a CDS encoding glutathione S-transferase N-terminal domain-containing protein, which yields MKLYTSTTSPYSRAILLAALAQGGLDGLQLVYADPWATPDELTAANPLSQVPALITDDGTVICGTAYVADFLLGHPLQNAAQAAVAGYAQALLDQVVKAFSLAKFLPQGQAEHPHIPRAREAVVRGLEHAPQLDAQCSGFDQHLLAMAFSYAELRHPTLFPHLNEANRAAFAAYQQRRDVQAVSIESLERKPASLAAVRAAAA from the coding sequence GTGAAACTCTACACCAGCACCACCTCGCCGTATTCCCGCGCCATCCTCCTCGCCGCCCTCGCACAAGGCGGCCTCGACGGCCTGCAACTCGTTTATGCCGACCCGTGGGCGACGCCCGACGAACTCACCGCCGCCAACCCGCTCTCGCAAGTGCCCGCCCTGATAACCGACGATGGAACGGTTATCTGCGGCACGGCCTACGTCGCGGATTTCCTGCTCGGACACCCGCTGCAAAACGCCGCCCAAGCTGCCGTTGCGGGCTATGCGCAGGCGCTGCTCGACCAAGTTGTCAAAGCCTTTTCGCTGGCGAAATTCCTGCCGCAAGGTCAGGCCGAACACCCGCACATCCCCCGCGCCCGCGAAGCCGTCGTGCGCGGCCTCGAACACGCGCCGCAGCTGGACGCGCAATGCAGCGGCTTCGACCAGCACCTGCTCGCCATGGCTTTTTCCTATGCCGAGTTGCGCCACCCGACCCTGTTTCCCCATCTGAACGAGGCCAACCGCGCCGCCTTTGCCGCATACCAACAGCGCCGCGACGTGCAGGCCGTGTCCATCGAATCCTTGGAGCGCAAACCTGCCAGCCTCGCCGCCGTGCGCGCCGCCGCCGCGTAA
- a CDS encoding monovalent cation:proton antiporter-2 (CPA2) family protein — protein sequence MSAAAESGISIIQVVSLLGAAVVAVPLFKRLGLGSVLGYLAAGLAIGPFGLGLFSDGHTILHVAELGVVIFLFVIGLEMKPSHLWHLRKQIFGLGSMQVVVAAILLTIVGMLFGFSWQISFIAASGFVLTSTAIVMSVLGERGEIDSPGGQKIVSILLFEDLLIVPLLAIVAFLSPHHTESSQPVWQSIGIALGCVAVLVAAGRWLLNPLFRLLARSQAREVMTAAALLVVLGAGVLMEKGGLSMAMGAFLAGVMLSESHFRHQLEADVEPFRGLLLGLFFLAVGMSLDLNVVARNWPLIVSSVLALMAAKAVCIYLVARLAKSNHEEALERAVLMAQGGEFAFVLFTAATLQGVISDTNNANMTAIVVLSMVLTPLFMILHGKLPKKAAAEREADKIDERHAILQVGFGRFGQIVYYILNAAGYSITIIDKDEKTVAGMNKYGVKTYFGDASRPELLRTAGIEKAAVLVVAIDDPEQILQIVEFAREANPNIKIVARAYDRIHTFKLFQADADEIVRETFDSGIRAGKRALEMLGLPHETAEKAGDLFFRMDRNGMHKMAVLYNPELESFANQAMLEEGLRQDRLIAEAVQALLRGEEEIDESV from the coding sequence ATGTCGGCAGCGGCAGAAAGCGGCATCAGCATCATCCAGGTCGTGTCCCTGTTGGGCGCGGCGGTGGTTGCCGTGCCATTGTTCAAGCGGCTCGGCTTAGGCTCGGTATTGGGCTATTTGGCGGCAGGGCTTGCCATCGGGCCGTTCGGCTTAGGGCTGTTTTCAGACGGGCACACCATCTTGCACGTCGCCGAATTGGGCGTGGTGATTTTCCTATTCGTTATCGGCTTGGAGATGAAGCCGTCGCACCTTTGGCATCTGCGCAAGCAGATTTTCGGCTTGGGCAGCATGCAGGTAGTGGTGGCCGCCATTTTGCTGACCATTGTGGGAATGCTGTTCGGCTTTTCGTGGCAGATTTCCTTTATCGCCGCATCGGGCTTCGTGCTCACCTCCACCGCGATTGTGATGTCGGTGCTGGGCGAGCGGGGCGAAATCGACAGCCCGGGCGGGCAGAAAATAGTGTCGATTCTGTTGTTTGAAGACCTGCTGATTGTGCCGCTGCTGGCTATCGTCGCCTTTTTGTCGCCGCATCACACCGAAAGCAGCCAGCCTGTTTGGCAGAGCATCGGCATTGCGCTGGGCTGCGTGGCAGTATTGGTGGCGGCAGGGCGTTGGCTGCTCAACCCGCTTTTCAGGCTGCTGGCGCGCAGTCAGGCGCGCGAAGTGATGACCGCCGCCGCGCTGTTGGTGGTGCTGGGCGCAGGCGTGTTGATGGAAAAAGGCGGCTTGTCTATGGCGATGGGCGCGTTTTTGGCGGGCGTGATGCTGTCTGAATCGCATTTCCGCCACCAGCTTGAAGCCGATGTAGAGCCGTTTCGCGGGCTGCTCTTGGGGCTGTTTTTCCTAGCCGTGGGCATGTCGCTGGATTTGAATGTCGTTGCGCGCAACTGGCCGCTGATTGTTTCGAGCGTGCTCGCGCTGATGGCCGCCAAAGCCGTGTGCATCTACTTGGTTGCCCGCTTGGCAAAAAGCAATCACGAAGAAGCCTTAGAACGCGCCGTGTTGATGGCGCAGGGCGGCGAATTTGCCTTTGTGTTGTTCACCGCCGCCACATTGCAAGGCGTAATCAGCGACACCAACAACGCCAATATGACCGCCATCGTGGTGCTGTCTATGGTGCTCACGCCGCTGTTTATGATCCTGCACGGCAAGCTGCCGAAAAAAGCCGCCGCCGAGCGCGAAGCAGACAAAATTGACGAGCGACACGCCATTTTACAAGTGGGCTTTGGGCGGTTTGGGCAGATTGTGTATTACATTCTCAACGCGGCGGGCTATTCCATCACCATCATTGATAAAGACGAAAAAACCGTGGCGGGCATGAACAAATACGGCGTGAAAACCTATTTCGGCGACGCCTCGCGCCCCGAGCTGCTGCGCACCGCCGGCATTGAAAAAGCCGCCGTGCTGGTGGTGGCGATTGACGATCCCGAGCAGATTTTGCAAATCGTAGAATTTGCCCGCGAAGCCAATCCCAACATCAAAATCGTTGCCCGCGCCTACGACCGCATCCATACCTTCAAGCTCTTCCAGGCCGATGCCGACGAAATCGTGCGCGAGACGTTTGATTCGGGCATCCGCGCGGGCAAGCGGGCGTTGGAAATGCTGGGGCTGCCGCACGAAACCGCCGAAAAAGCGGGCGATTTGTTCTTCCGCATGGACAGAAACGGCATGCATAAAATGGCCGTACTCTACAACCCCGAGCTGGAATCGTTTGCCAACCAGGCCATGCTCGAAGAAGGCCTGCGCCAAGACCGCCTTATCGCCGAAGCCGTACAGGCGCTGCTGCGCGGCGAAGAAGAGATAGACGAGAGCGTGTAA
- the truA gene encoding tRNA pseudouridine(38-40) synthase TruA, with amino-acid sequence MTDTPPERSRWALTLAYDGSRFFGWQKQAGGVPTVQTALEDALAAIAGEPVAVTAAGRTDTGVHAAAQVVHFDTGVRRAAQSWIRGTNSLLPAGVAVLHAQIVAPHFHARFDACGRRYRYLLQSSPVRSPLLAGRAGWTHTPLDIRAMSRAAALLAGEHDFSAFRAAQCQAKSPVKTLYSVRLSGTPSLMALDLHGNAFLHHMVRNIVGALVYVGNGRLSVEGFARLLAEKNRLKAPPTFMPDGLYLTGADYPPEFGITTPPLPDWLWPNLEIVKAV; translated from the coding sequence ATGACCGACACCCCGCCCGAACGCAGCCGCTGGGCGCTCACCCTCGCTTACGACGGCAGCCGCTTTTTCGGCTGGCAGAAACAGGCCGGCGGCGTGCCCACCGTTCAGACGGCCTTGGAAGACGCGTTGGCCGCCATTGCGGGCGAACCCGTAGCCGTCACCGCCGCAGGCCGCACCGACACCGGCGTGCACGCCGCCGCCCAAGTCGTCCACTTCGACACAGGCGTCCGCCGCGCCGCCCAATCGTGGATACGCGGCACCAACAGCCTGCTGCCCGCGGGCGTTGCCGTGTTGCACGCGCAGATTGTCGCGCCGCATTTCCATGCCCGCTTCGACGCCTGCGGCCGCCGCTACCGCTACCTGCTGCAATCCTCGCCCGTGCGCTCGCCGCTGCTGGCGGGCAGGGCAGGGTGGACGCACACCCCGCTCGACATCCGCGCCATGAGCCGTGCCGCCGCCCTGTTGGCAGGCGAACACGATTTTTCCGCTTTCCGCGCCGCCCAGTGCCAGGCCAAATCGCCCGTCAAAACCCTTTATTCCGTCCGCCTCAGCGGCACGCCAAGCCTGATGGCACTCGATCTGCACGGCAACGCCTTTCTGCACCATATGGTGCGCAACATCGTCGGCGCGCTGGTTTATGTCGGCAACGGCCGTCTCAGCGTCGAAGGCTTCGCGCGCCTCTTGGCGGAAAAAAACCGCCTCAAAGCCCCGCCCACCTTTATGCCCGACGGCCTCTACCTCACCGGCGCCGATTATCCGCCCGAGTTCGGCATAACAACCCCGCCGCTGCCCGACTGGCTGTGGCCGAACTTAGAGATCGTCAAGGCCGTCTGA
- a CDS encoding phosphoribosylanthranilate isomerase — protein MKTKIRAKICGLTRAEDAAAAAALGADAVGLVFYEKSRRAVTAQQAAQIAAALPPFVCAVGLFVNESADNIREVLRRVPLDVIQFHGDEDDEFCRQFSLPYLKAVRVRSAEDIQTASNRFPNARALLFDAYHPQEYGGTGQSFDWTLLREYAGKPWILAGGLTPQNVAEAVRVSGAAAVDVSGGVESAAGIKSAEKMAAFLRAVQAV, from the coding sequence ATGAAAACCAAAATCCGCGCCAAAATCTGCGGCCTCACCCGCGCCGAAGACGCCGCCGCCGCCGCCGCGCTCGGTGCGGACGCCGTCGGGCTGGTGTTTTACGAAAAAAGCCGCCGTGCCGTCACGGCGCAGCAGGCCGCGCAGATTGCCGCCGCGCTGCCGCCTTTCGTCTGCGCCGTCGGCCTGTTCGTCAACGAAAGCGCCGACAACATCCGCGAAGTGCTGCGCCGCGTGCCGCTTGACGTGATTCAGTTTCACGGCGACGAAGATGATGAGTTTTGCCGCCAGTTCTCCCTCCCTTACCTCAAAGCCGTGCGCGTGCGCTCGGCGGAGGACATTCAGACGGCCTCAAACCGCTTTCCGAACGCCCGCGCGCTGCTGTTCGACGCCTACCATCCGCAGGAATACGGCGGCACGGGGCAGAGCTTCGATTGGACGCTTTTGCGCGAATACGCGGGCAAACCGTGGATACTGGCGGGCGGGCTGACGCCGCAAAACGTGGCCGAAGCGGTGCGCGTTTCGGGCGCGGCGGCGGTGGACGTGTCCGGCGGCGTGGAAAGCGCGGCAGGCATCAAAAGCGCGGAGAAAATGGCCGCGTTTTTGCGGGCGGTGCAGGCCGTCTGA